A stretch of Pseudomonas sp. LRP2-20 DNA encodes these proteins:
- a CDS encoding RidA family protein has product MAELIYTPDSDVESISSDVAEYNGILVTTQIPADLDADITQQSESTLQALKDALEKAGSGMDRVMHLTIYLTDMADRAAFNEVYQRFFSKPWPVRAAVGVAALAFPEMRVEVTAMAAKR; this is encoded by the coding sequence ATGGCAGAGCTCATCTACACACCGGACTCCGACGTCGAGTCGATTTCCTCCGACGTCGCCGAATACAACGGCATCCTGGTGACTACCCAGATTCCGGCCGATCTCGACGCCGACATCACCCAGCAGAGCGAGAGCACCCTGCAGGCCCTGAAGGACGCGCTGGAGAAAGCTGGCAGCGGCATGGACCGGGTCATGCACCTGACCATCTACCTCACCGACATGGCCGACCGCGCCGCGTTCAACGAGGTCTACCAGCGCTTCTTCAGCAAGCCGTGGCCCGTGCGTGCCGCCGTTGGCGTTGCGGCGCTGGCCTTCCCTGAGATGCGCGTGGAAGTCACTGCGATGGCTGCAAAACGCTAA